In Arthrobacter sp. StoSoilB5, one genomic interval encodes:
- the hpt gene encoding hypoxanthine phosphoribosyltransferase produces the protein MDSNDVQADLKHVLYTKEQIQTRIAELAAQIDKDYEGRELLIVGVLKGAVMVMADLARALHSHVSMDWMAVSSYGSGTQSSGVVRILKDLDTDLMGKDVLIVEDIIDSGLTLSWLKSNLESRGTASVEICTAFRKPTAAKVEIDVKYVGYDIPNEFVVGYGLDYAEKYRNLDFVGTLAPHVYE, from the coding sequence GTGGATTCAAACGACGTCCAGGCAGATCTCAAGCACGTTCTTTACACCAAAGAGCAGATCCAAACGCGCATCGCTGAACTGGCTGCGCAGATCGACAAGGACTACGAAGGCCGCGAACTGCTGATCGTTGGTGTCCTGAAGGGTGCCGTGATGGTCATGGCGGACCTGGCGCGTGCTTTGCACAGCCACGTCAGCATGGACTGGATGGCGGTTTCTTCCTACGGCTCCGGCACGCAATCCTCGGGCGTTGTCCGGATCCTGAAGGACCTCGATACGGACCTCATGGGCAAGGACGTGCTGATCGTCGAGGACATCATCGACTCCGGCCTGACGCTTTCATGGCTCAAGTCCAACCTGGAATCGCGCGGTACGGCCAGCGTCGAGATCTGCACGGCCTTCCGTAAGCCCACCGCGGCAAAGGTTGAGATCGACGTCAAATACGTCGGCTACGACATCCCCAACGAGTTCGTTGTTGGCTATGGCCTGGATTACGCGGAGAAGTACCGCAACCTGGACTTCGTGGGCACGCTGGCCCCACACGTTTACGAGTAA
- a CDS encoding LacI family DNA-binding transcriptional regulator, producing the protein MTNKSIGIKDVAVAAGVSVTTVSHVLNDVAYARISAETREKVKATAERLGYGPNRLAQALRTQRTGMLGLISEEIATTPHAGRIILGADEAARARGYNLMIINTSGAASDESRQADVEALLERRVDGILYATMYHREVTLPENLSSVPAVLVDAESLAGSVASVVPDEEGGARVAVQSLLDAGHRRIGFLNNTDDVPATRDRLRGFRNALNEAGLDGGAAPVESELSEVQGGYVAALRMFKREDRPTGLFCYNDRMAMGAYRAAAELGISIPNELSVVGFDDQELIAANLHPGLTTVALPHYEMGAWATERLIDAIEGKTDLAVLASKPTILECPLVTRDSITDPHAGLS; encoded by the coding sequence TTGACGAACAAAAGCATTGGCATCAAGGATGTAGCCGTTGCCGCCGGCGTGTCTGTCACCACTGTTTCCCACGTTCTGAACGACGTGGCCTACGCCCGCATCAGCGCGGAAACACGGGAGAAGGTCAAAGCCACGGCGGAACGCCTCGGCTACGGCCCAAACCGCCTGGCCCAGGCCCTGCGCACGCAGCGTACCGGGATGCTGGGGCTCATCAGCGAGGAAATTGCCACCACACCACACGCAGGGCGGATCATCCTTGGTGCGGATGAGGCCGCCAGGGCGCGGGGCTACAACCTGATGATCATCAACACCTCTGGTGCGGCAAGCGACGAGTCCCGGCAGGCCGACGTCGAGGCCCTTCTGGAGCGCCGCGTTGATGGCATCCTGTATGCCACCATGTACCACCGCGAGGTCACTTTGCCGGAGAACCTGAGTTCGGTTCCCGCGGTGCTTGTGGACGCTGAAAGCCTGGCGGGCAGCGTCGCTTCGGTAGTCCCCGATGAAGAGGGCGGCGCAAGGGTAGCCGTGCAGAGCCTTCTGGACGCCGGCCACCGACGGATCGGTTTCCTGAACAACACCGACGACGTCCCGGCAACCCGGGACCGCCTGCGTGGTTTCCGGAACGCCTTGAACGAAGCAGGGCTCGACGGCGGTGCCGCACCTGTGGAGTCCGAACTTTCCGAAGTGCAGGGCGGCTATGTTGCCGCCTTGCGGATGTTCAAGCGCGAGGACCGGCCCACGGGCCTGTTTTGCTACAACGACCGCATGGCCATGGGCGCCTACCGCGCAGCGGCAGAGTTGGGAATCAGCATTCCCAACGAACTTTCCGTGGTGGGTTTCGATGACCAGGAGCTCATCGCGGCCAACCTCCACCCAGGCCTGACCACAGTGGCCTTGCCCCACTACGAGATGGGTGCCTGGGCCACCGAGCGCCTGATTGATGCCATCGAAGGCAAAACAGACCTCGCTGTCCTTGCTTCCAAACCGACGATTCTGGAATGTCCCCTGGTGACCCGTGATTCCATCACTGATCCCCATGCAGGTCTGTCCTAG
- the ftsH gene encoding ATP-dependent zinc metalloprotease FtsH, whose translation MKAKSFFKGPGIWIVVVVGLLLVAFATLAPGGSTRIDTKDGLELLAQSGKVEQAKIFDAENRVDLVLKDSLNIDGQDKGKNVQFFYVTDRGPDVVKAVTSANPDKGFTDQPIENNWFSGLFSLLIPVLLLGVLFWFLLSRMQGGGSKVMQFGKSKAKLVNKDMPQVTFSDVAGADEAVEELQEIKEFLQEPAKFQAVGAKIPKGVLLYGPPGTGKTLLARAVAGEAGVPFFSISGSDFVEMFVGVGASRVRDLFEQAKASSPAIIFVDEIDAVGRHRGAGIGGGNDEREQTLNQLLVEMDGFDVKTNVILIAATNRPDVLDPALLRPGRFDRQITVEAPDMVGREQILNVHAKGKPMAQGIDLRAVAKKTPGYTGADLANVLNEAALLTARSNANLIDDRALDEAIDRVMAGPQKRSRVMKELERKITAYHEGGHALVAAALRNSAPVTKITILPRGRALGYTMVIPEDDKYSVTRNELLDQMAYAMGGRVAEEIVFHDPSTGASNDIEKATSTARKMVTQYGMSERVGAVKLGQGGGEPFLGRDAAQERNFSDQIAYVVDEEVRRLIDQAHDEAYAILTENRDVLDRLALELLERETLNQAEIAKIFHDIRKRDFREIWLSKESRPVQSIPPVESRAEKAEREAQEQAKKARLDEPLDAVAPHSQGVSSQESFQSPGPDGGTDSPLHG comes from the coding sequence ATGAAAGCTAAGAGTTTCTTCAAGGGCCCGGGCATCTGGATTGTTGTCGTCGTCGGCTTGCTCCTGGTGGCATTCGCAACGCTGGCTCCGGGCGGTTCCACACGCATTGACACCAAGGACGGCCTGGAGCTCCTCGCGCAAAGCGGCAAGGTTGAGCAGGCCAAGATTTTCGACGCCGAGAACCGCGTTGACCTGGTGCTCAAAGACAGCCTGAACATCGATGGCCAGGACAAAGGGAAGAACGTCCAGTTCTTCTACGTCACGGACCGTGGTCCGGACGTCGTCAAGGCCGTTACCAGCGCCAACCCGGACAAGGGCTTCACGGACCAGCCGATCGAGAACAACTGGTTCTCCGGACTGTTCTCTTTGCTCATCCCCGTGCTGCTGCTCGGTGTGCTGTTCTGGTTCCTGCTCTCCCGCATGCAGGGTGGCGGCTCCAAGGTGATGCAGTTCGGCAAGTCCAAGGCCAAGCTGGTCAACAAGGACATGCCGCAGGTGACCTTCTCCGACGTCGCCGGTGCTGACGAAGCAGTGGAAGAGCTCCAGGAAATCAAGGAGTTCCTCCAGGAACCGGCAAAGTTCCAGGCTGTGGGCGCCAAGATCCCCAAGGGCGTGCTGCTCTACGGCCCTCCAGGTACCGGTAAAACGCTGCTGGCCCGCGCTGTTGCGGGTGAAGCCGGCGTTCCCTTCTTCTCCATCTCCGGCTCGGACTTCGTGGAAATGTTCGTCGGCGTTGGCGCTTCGCGTGTCCGCGACCTTTTTGAACAGGCGAAGGCCAGCTCGCCGGCCATCATCTTTGTGGATGAAATCGACGCCGTTGGCCGTCACCGTGGCGCCGGAATCGGTGGCGGTAACGATGAACGCGAACAGACCTTGAACCAGCTCCTTGTGGAAATGGACGGCTTCGACGTCAAGACCAACGTTATTCTCATCGCAGCCACCAACCGTCCGGACGTCCTGGACCCCGCGCTGCTCCGCCCAGGCCGCTTTGACCGCCAGATCACCGTTGAAGCCCCTGACATGGTGGGCCGCGAGCAGATTCTGAACGTCCACGCCAAGGGCAAGCCGATGGCCCAGGGCATCGACCTCCGGGCTGTTGCCAAGAAGACCCCCGGTTACACGGGTGCTGACCTGGCCAACGTCCTCAACGAGGCAGCCCTGCTGACGGCTCGTTCAAACGCCAACCTGATCGATGATCGCGCTTTGGACGAGGCAATCGACCGCGTCATGGCGGGCCCGCAGAAGCGCAGCCGCGTCATGAAGGAACTCGAGCGCAAGATCACCGCCTACCACGAAGGTGGCCACGCACTGGTTGCAGCTGCCTTGCGGAACTCAGCTCCGGTCACCAAGATCACCATCCTTCCGCGTGGCCGTGCACTCGGCTACACCATGGTGATTCCCGAGGACGACAAGTACTCGGTTACCCGCAACGAACTGCTGGACCAGATGGCCTACGCCATGGGTGGCCGTGTTGCTGAGGAAATCGTGTTCCATGACCCCTCCACCGGCGCGTCCAACGACATCGAGAAGGCCACGTCAACGGCCCGGAAGATGGTCACGCAGTACGGCATGAGCGAACGTGTTGGTGCAGTGAAGCTTGGCCAGGGTGGCGGCGAGCCGTTCCTCGGCCGCGACGCCGCGCAGGAGCGCAACTTCTCCGACCAGATCGCCTACGTCGTGGACGAGGAAGTACGTCGCCTGATCGACCAGGCGCACGACGAGGCTTACGCCATCCTCACCGAAAACCGCGATGTCCTGGACCGTCTGGCACTGGAACTGCTTGAGCGGGAGACCCTCAACCAGGCCGAGATCGCCAAGATCTTCCACGACATCCGCAAGCGTGATTTCCGCGAGATCTGGCTGTCTAAAGAGTCCCGTCCTGTCCAGTCGATTCCGCCGGTTGAGTCCCGCGCGGAGAAAGCTGAGC